A region of Jonquetella anthropi DSM 22815 DNA encodes the following proteins:
- the hisS gene encoding histidine--tRNA ligase, whose translation MAENIKAPRGVRDILPDESWKWAYVLGRTRQTAEAFHYSEVHLPVFEHTELFARGVGDTTDIVEKEMYTFTDKGGRSITLRPELTAGMVRSYVENGLGSSSSPVKLWGYGPMFRYERPQKGRYRQFWQIDFEQLGSDSPLTDVEVIMTAVDLFADLGMKNLEVVVNSVGCPACRPVYRKVLLDYLESRRSELCETCLSRMERNPLRVLDCKTDHEVVAGAPAIFDSLCSECADHFAAVKEGLARLGVPYSTDKTLVRGLDYYTKTAFEVKSGDLGAQSAVCGGGRYDNLSEAIGGPHVPGVGFAAGLDRMLLVMGEQGCSFGPEPSVDAQVICLDESVKLDALEILYRLRRAGFNADMDYQKRSMKSQLKQALAGRAAAAVILGADEISRGVVALKDLRSAEQKDVQSSELENALAALLDEGK comes from the coding sequence ATGGCAGAAAACATCAAGGCGCCGCGCGGCGTTCGGGACATCCTTCCCGACGAGTCATGGAAATGGGCCTACGTGCTGGGTCGGACCCGGCAGACGGCTGAAGCGTTCCATTACAGCGAGGTGCATCTTCCCGTCTTCGAGCATACCGAGCTTTTTGCGCGCGGGGTGGGGGATACCACCGACATCGTCGAAAAGGAAATGTACACTTTCACCGACAAGGGCGGACGGAGCATCACCCTTCGACCCGAGCTGACCGCCGGCATGGTGCGCAGCTACGTGGAGAACGGGCTAGGTAGCAGCTCGTCGCCGGTGAAGCTGTGGGGATACGGTCCGATGTTTCGCTACGAGCGGCCGCAGAAAGGCCGTTACCGCCAGTTCTGGCAGATTGACTTTGAGCAGCTGGGGAGCGACAGCCCTCTGACCGACGTGGAAGTGATCATGACGGCGGTGGACCTGTTCGCCGATTTGGGAATGAAAAACCTTGAGGTGGTCGTGAACTCGGTCGGCTGTCCGGCCTGCCGTCCGGTCTACAGAAAAGTTCTGCTGGACTACTTGGAGAGCCGCCGAAGCGAGCTGTGCGAGACCTGCCTTTCCCGCATGGAGAGAAACCCGCTTCGGGTGTTGGACTGCAAGACCGATCACGAGGTCGTGGCGGGCGCTCCGGCGATTTTCGACTCGCTGTGCAGCGAGTGCGCCGACCACTTCGCCGCCGTGAAGGAAGGGCTGGCCCGGCTTGGAGTGCCGTACAGCACCGACAAGACACTGGTCCGCGGGCTCGACTATTACACGAAGACGGCGTTTGAGGTGAAGTCCGGCGACTTGGGAGCCCAGTCGGCGGTGTGCGGCGGCGGCCGGTACGACAACCTGTCGGAGGCCATCGGCGGGCCGCACGTCCCCGGCGTCGGGTTTGCCGCCGGACTGGACCGAATGCTGCTGGTGATGGGCGAACAGGGCTGTTCGTTTGGCCCTGAGCCGTCGGTGGACGCTCAGGTGATCTGTCTGGACGAGTCTGTCAAGCTGGACGCGCTGGAGATCCTCTACCGACTGCGCCGGGCCGGATTCAACGCCGATATGGACTACCAGAAGCGTTCGATGAAGTCCCAGCTCAAGCAGGCTTTGGCGGGCCGCGCGGCCGCGGCGGTCATTTTAGGGGCCGACGAGATTTCCCGGGGCGTGGTGGCGCTCAAGGACCTGAGGAGCGCCGAGCAGAAGGACGTTCAGTCGTCCGAGCTGGAAAACGCCTTGGCAGCCCTGCTGGACGAGGGTAAGTAG